The Limnochorda sp. LNt genome includes a region encoding these proteins:
- a CDS encoding histidine kinase yields the protein MRLRERILSIVLVVVLGVGAAAAAALVHLQRAAGLRQVELAAQTLASTIYHGLALSMIRNNPDEIGEILQHLQGEPMVRRIDVITSDGRLWASSESADVGRVGDYPEVAQVVATGQPLVREVAEAGALLAVQPVQNGPSCLPCHAGQPPILGAVSVSLDTRRLYDQVVSSTMWLVALVAVSMVVVVVALGLPISRLLLRPLAALVAGVERIAAGDYAARVAWRSHDELGLLARAFNDMAERIQRHTTGLQREVGQLTRWLSGLHLFGRTLAESERLEDALAQVVEETGRLVRSDACAIVLSDGQAPTMARQWGAAELLREGEPPAVRLELPLVVKERRYGHLVVARRSGPAFSPEDVTLLEAVANLVAIAVENLRLFDEVREKERLRGRLLTRVMGAQEEERRRIARELHDSVGQSLTAIMLRIDWMLQGLRDPDGQLARRLGQLRQLAEATLEDVRRITYDLRPAALDDLSLAAAVIWYARTHLEPAGLTVVADVDACADLRLPPSVEIAVFRVAQEAVTNVLRHAGARRVEVRIHCQGDADQGTVEMTIVDDGRGFVPAEVMARRDRPPLGLLGMRERMDLVGGQLEIVSSPGQGTRVEVRVPFKASA from the coding sequence GTGCGGCTGAGGGAGCGGATCCTCTCCATCGTCCTCGTGGTGGTGCTGGGGGTGGGCGCGGCGGCTGCCGCCGCCCTGGTCCACCTGCAGCGCGCCGCCGGGCTGCGACAGGTGGAGCTGGCCGCGCAGACGCTGGCCTCCACCATCTACCACGGCCTGGCCCTCTCCATGATCCGCAACAACCCCGACGAGATCGGCGAGATCCTGCAGCACCTGCAGGGCGAGCCCATGGTGCGGCGCATCGACGTCATCACCTCCGACGGCCGTCTCTGGGCCTCGTCGGAGTCGGCCGACGTGGGCCGGGTGGGCGACTACCCCGAGGTGGCGCAGGTGGTAGCGACCGGGCAGCCGCTGGTGCGGGAGGTGGCCGAGGCTGGCGCGCTGCTGGCCGTCCAGCCGGTGCAAAACGGTCCCTCCTGCCTCCCTTGCCACGCCGGGCAGCCGCCCATCCTGGGGGCCGTCTCGGTCTCCCTCGACACACGGCGCCTCTACGACCAGGTCGTCTCCAGCACCATGTGGCTGGTGGCCCTGGTGGCCGTCTCCATGGTCGTGGTGGTGGTCGCCCTGGGCCTGCCCATCTCCCGCCTGCTGCTGCGCCCTCTGGCCGCACTGGTGGCCGGGGTGGAGCGCATCGCTGCTGGCGACTACGCGGCCCGGGTGGCCTGGCGCAGCCATGACGAGCTGGGGCTGCTGGCGCGAGCCTTCAACGACATGGCCGAGCGGATCCAGCGGCATACCACCGGGCTTCAGCGCGAGGTGGGGCAGCTCACCCGATGGCTGTCGGGGCTGCACCTCTTCGGCCGGACGCTGGCCGAGAGCGAGCGGCTCGAGGATGCGCTGGCGCAGGTGGTGGAGGAGACAGGACGCCTCGTGCGCAGCGACGCCTGCGCCATCGTGCTCTCCGACGGCCAGGCCCCCACCATGGCCCGGCAGTGGGGAGCGGCCGAGCTGCTGCGCGAGGGGGAGCCTCCCGCCGTGCGGTTGGAGCTGCCCCTGGTGGTCAAGGAGCGCCGCTACGGCCACCTGGTGGTGGCCCGCAGGTCGGGCCCCGCTTTCTCCCCCGAGGACGTGACGCTGCTCGAGGCGGTGGCCAATCTGGTGGCCATCGCGGTCGAAAACCTGCGCCTCTTCGACGAGGTGCGCGAGAAGGAGCGCCTGCGCGGGCGGCTCCTGACCCGGGTGATGGGGGCCCAGGAGGAGGAGCGGCGGCGCATCGCCCGCGAGCTCCACGACAGCGTGGGGCAGTCGCTGACGGCCATCATGCTCCGCATCGACTGGATGCTGCAGGGCCTGCGCGACCCCGACGGCCAACTGGCCAGGCGGCTCGGGCAACTCCGGCAGCTGGCCGAGGCGACCCTGGAGGACGTGCGGCGCATCACCTACGACCTGCGGCCGGCGGCCCTCGACGACCTCAGCCTGGCCGCGGCGGTGATATGGTACGCCCGCACGCACCTGGAGCCGGCCGGCTTGACGGTGGTGGCCGACGTCGACGCCTGCGCGGACCTGCGCCTGCCGCCCTCGGTCGAGATCGCCGTCTTCCGGGTCGCTCAGGAGGCCGTCACCAACGTGCTACGGCATGCGGGTGCCCGGCGGGTCGAGGTGCGGATCCACTGCCAGGGCGATGCCGACCAGGGGACCGTGGAGATGACCATCGTCGACGACGGACGGGGGTTCGTCCCCGCCGAGGTGATGGCGCGCCGCGACCGCCCGCCCCTGGGGCTGCTCGGCATGCGGGAGCGGATGGATCTCGTGGGCGGGCAGCTCGAGATCGTCTCGAGCCCCGGGCAGGGCACCCGGGTCGAGGTGCGGGTGCCCTTCAAGGCATCCGCGTGA
- a CDS encoding RNA recognition motif domain-containing protein, with protein MAKTLFFGNLPWSVTSDDLARLVSEHAEVLSARVITDRDTGRSRGFGFVEVADEAAASVIEALNGYELNGRPLTVNEAQARPDRSDGGRGSRPGGDRRGPRRSF; from the coding sequence ATGGCCAAGACCCTCTTCTTCGGTAACCTGCCCTGGTCGGTGACGAGCGACGACCTGGCGCGCCTGGTGTCGGAGCACGCGGAGGTGCTGTCGGCCCGGGTCATCACCGACCGGGATACCGGGCGCTCCCGGGGCTTCGGCTTCGTGGAGGTGGCGGACGAGGCCGCCGCATCCGTCATCGAGGCGCTCAACGGCTACGAGCTCAACGGCCGGCCGCTGACGGTCAACGAGGCCCAGGCTCGTCCGGACCGCTCCGATGGCGGGCGGGGCAGCCGACCGGGCGGCGACCGGCGGGGTCCGCGCCGCAGCTTCTGA
- a CDS encoding glycoside hydrolase family 130 protein: MAIELKRYEHNPIVTPADVPPSSPDLEVIGAFNAGAALVGDEIVLLLRVAERPISADSRRVGIPRVDLSETGGHIEVEWVDRDVPELDLSDPRGILYKGRQYLSSVSHLRVARSRDGFHFAIDPKPTVVPSTPYEVYGVEDPRITPIDGAYYVSYTAVSPMGVCVPLLRTTDFVHFERLGVIFPPENKNVVLFPDRSSGRYAAFHRPAGSAFGSTPDIWLAYSPDLLHWGDHRRLMGTRAGMWDAGRIGGGAVPIETPKGWLAIYHAAVGSRYCLGTVLLDREAPHRVLGRSVDPIMTPIEPYERAGFFGSVVFTCGAVRRSDDEVLVYYGAGDSTLGVAMTSVSELLETVEPVSALTAA; this comes from the coding sequence GTGGCCATCGAGCTGAAGCGCTACGAGCACAATCCAATCGTGACCCCTGCCGACGTCCCGCCCTCCAGCCCGGATCTCGAGGTGATCGGGGCCTTCAACGCAGGCGCGGCCCTGGTCGGCGACGAGATCGTGCTGCTGCTGCGGGTCGCCGAGCGGCCGATCTCCGCGGACTCGCGGCGTGTCGGCATCCCTCGGGTCGATCTGTCGGAGACGGGCGGTCACATCGAGGTGGAGTGGGTCGACCGTGACGTGCCGGAGCTGGATCTGTCGGACCCGCGGGGCATCCTCTACAAGGGGCGCCAGTACCTGAGCAGCGTCTCGCATCTGCGGGTGGCGCGCAGCCGGGACGGCTTCCACTTCGCCATCGATCCCAAGCCGACGGTGGTGCCCTCGACCCCGTACGAGGTCTACGGGGTCGAGGATCCGCGCATCACCCCCATCGACGGGGCCTATTACGTCTCGTACACGGCCGTGTCGCCCATGGGGGTCTGCGTGCCGCTGCTGCGCACCACGGACTTCGTCCACTTCGAGCGCCTCGGGGTGATCTTCCCCCCCGAGAACAAGAACGTGGTCCTCTTCCCGGACCGCTCCTCCGGCCGCTACGCAGCCTTCCACCGCCCGGCGGGGTCCGCCTTCGGCAGCACCCCCGACATCTGGCTGGCCTACTCGCCGGACCTGCTCCACTGGGGCGACCACCGGCGGCTCATGGGCACCCGCGCCGGCATGTGGGACGCAGGTCGCATCGGCGGGGGCGCGGTGCCCATCGAGACGCCCAAGGGGTGGCTGGCCATCTACCACGCCGCGGTAGGGAGCCGCTACTGCCTGGGCACGGTGCTCTTGGACCGCGAGGCGCCGCACCGCGTGCTGGGACGCTCCGTGGATCCCATCATGACGCCCATCGAGCCGTACGAGCGCGCCGGCTTCTTCGGCTCCGTCGTCTTCACGTGCGGCGCCGTGCGCCGCTCCGACGACGAGGTGCTGGTCTACTACGGGGCGGGCGACTCGACGCTGGGCGTGGCGATGACATCGGTGAGCGAGCTGTTGGAGACGGTGGAGCCCGTCTCGGCCCTGACCGCCGCCTGA
- a CDS encoding transposase, with protein sequence MARTRDQGVLQPMGATPSHRRVRQFAAYMASTFCLGRHLRGLRDRRRRVEVPGFVIGCVLLVGLALRARSMMELERWVRAGAFRKLVGRHRLPLRDCLRDWAMAADVASAWAINDAILATARKNETFRGGSVHGWHVVALDGTEVLRTQARCCAACQVYRHRDGRVEYAHRVVAAQTVRWRHGDEGTIRVGARVGTCRRWCGHGAPAAEGRGGRRCLRLLRRLQGTHGHFCDVVTVDALYAQAPFLEAVRALGLHVVVRLKDERYAVVQDAAGLRRGRRYGEAFVTRIGSFQVEVRVWDSPELTSWEGLKHPIRVVYAEEELSWTEHQGTAVWHCKALRILEVATTLSPAEASGRVVWEIARSRWGVENEGFRQLKQEWHLDHGFLHHPTGMQVLWALLAAGYNLFQLFLARRIRRRGPWEQTERGVAERLRAELLIGEGPLGLYLVPDTS encoded by the coding sequence ATGGCCAGAACACGCGACCAGGGGGTGCTACAGCCGATGGGAGCCACGCCCTCCCACCGGCGGGTCCGACAGTTCGCCGCGTACATGGCCTCCACCTTCTGCCTCGGCCGGCACCTGCGCGGCCTGCGGGATCGGCGCCGGCGGGTGGAGGTGCCCGGCTTCGTCATCGGCTGCGTGCTTTTGGTGGGGTTAGCCCTGCGGGCCCGGTCGATGATGGAGCTGGAGCGCTGGGTGCGGGCCGGCGCCTTCCGCAAGCTGGTAGGACGCCACCGATTGCCGCTTCGGGACTGCCTTCGGGACTGGGCCATGGCCGCCGACGTGGCCTCGGCGTGGGCGATCAACGACGCCATCCTGGCCACGGCCCGCAAGAACGAGACCTTCCGGGGCGGCAGCGTGCATGGCTGGCATGTGGTGGCGCTGGATGGGACCGAGGTGCTGCGCACCCAGGCCCGCTGCTGTGCGGCTTGCCAGGTCTACCGGCATCGGGACGGGCGGGTGGAGTACGCCCACCGGGTCGTGGCGGCCCAGACGGTGCGCTGGCGGCATGGGGACGAGGGGACTATCCGAGTCGGTGCAAGGGTCGGGACGTGCCGCCGGTGGTGTGGGCATGGAGCCCCAGCGGCCGAAGGAAGGGGAGGTCGACGCTGCCTGCGACTGCTTCGGCGCCTGCAGGGCACGCACGGGCATTTCTGCGACGTGGTCACGGTGGATGCCCTGTATGCGCAGGCTCCCTTCCTCGAGGCGGTGCGCGCCCTGGGACTGCACGTCGTGGTGCGCCTGAAGGACGAGCGCTACGCGGTCGTCCAGGACGCAGCGGGACTGCGCCGGGGCCGCCGCTACGGCGAAGCCTTTGTCACCCGCATCGGCTCCTTTCAGGTGGAGGTGCGGGTGTGGGACAGCCCGGAGCTGACCAGCTGGGAGGGGCTCAAGCACCCTATCCGAGTCGTCTATGCCGAAGAGGAGCTGAGCTGGACGGAGCACCAGGGGACTGCCGTCTGGCACTGCAAAGCCCTTCGCATCCTGGAGGTGGCCACCACGCTGAGCCCGGCCGAGGCCAGCGGCCGGGTGGTGTGGGAGATCGCCCGATCCCGTTGGGGGGTAGAGAATGAAGGCTTCCGGCAGCTGAAGCAGGAGTGGCACCTGGACCATGGCTTCCTCCACCACCCGACCGGCATGCAGGTGCTGTGGGCGTTGCTGGCCGCTGGCTACAACCTCTTTCAGCTCTTTCTGGCCCGCCGCATCCGCCGCCGCGGTCCGTGGGAGCAGACCGAGCGGGGCGTGGCCGAGCGGCTGCGGGCGGAGCTGCTGATCGGGGAGGGACCGCTGGGGCTGTATCTGGTCCCGGACACCAGCTGA
- a CDS encoding flagellar protein FlaG translates to MSSSLSGQAPQPLIRPVSPPAAGGAAPRPADGAMGVNRAAGPAGAPSSGEEQAQLLSAMSEADAAAPPRSVVVRTTELLNTILADARRQLKFHVHEGTGRIWVQVIDTRTQEVVKEIPPERRDRASVYQ, encoded by the coding sequence GTGTCGTCGAGTCTCTCCGGCCAGGCGCCCCAGCCTCTCATCCGGCCGGTCTCCCCGCCGGCGGCAGGGGGAGCGGCGCCCCGCCCGGCGGATGGCGCGATGGGCGTCAACCGGGCGGCGGGGCCGGCGGGTGCCCCCTCGAGCGGGGAGGAGCAGGCGCAGCTGTTGTCGGCGATGAGCGAGGCGGATGCGGCTGCGCCGCCACGCTCGGTCGTCGTGCGGACCACCGAGCTGCTCAACACCATCCTGGCGGACGCCCGGCGACAGCTCAAGTTTCACGTCCACGAGGGCACGGGGCGGATCTGGGTCCAGGTGATCGACACCCGGACCCAGGAGGTCGTCAAGGAGATCCCCCCCGAGCGCAGAGATCGCGCCAGTGTTTACCAGTAA
- a CDS encoding DNA-3-methyladenine glycosylase has translation MTGATAEAWAPGPLDRGFFARPTLIVARALLGHLLVHETPEGAVAGRIVETEAYLGPSDPASHAYRRTPRSRMMWGPPGHAYVYFTYGNHFCINVVTEQEGVAGAVLIRALQPVAGVELMRRRRGVEGLRDLCSGPGRLTQALGIGGHHNGHDLTRPPLYVARGGLDDGERVGRSARVGISRAVDWPWRFFVVGSAFVSRGPTRPWRRHLKGRATPADSGPDRA, from the coding sequence ATGACGGGGGCGACGGCCGAGGCATGGGCGCCCGGTCCCCTGGACCGGGGTTTCTTCGCTCGCCCGACCCTCATCGTGGCGCGGGCCCTGTTGGGCCATCTGTTGGTGCACGAGACCCCGGAGGGGGCGGTGGCGGGGCGGATCGTGGAGACCGAGGCCTACCTGGGGCCCAGCGACCCGGCCAGCCACGCCTACCGCCGCACGCCCCGCAGCCGGATGATGTGGGGCCCACCCGGCCATGCCTACGTCTACTTCACCTACGGCAACCACTTCTGCATCAACGTCGTCACGGAGCAGGAGGGCGTGGCCGGCGCGGTGCTCATCCGCGCCCTCCAACCCGTCGCCGGCGTGGAGTTGATGCGGCGGCGAAGGGGCGTCGAGGGTCTGCGGGACCTGTGCAGCGGCCCCGGCCGACTGACGCAGGCCCTGGGGATCGGTGGCCACCACAACGGTCACGACCTGACGCGGCCGCCGCTCTATGTCGCCCGAGGGGGGCTTGACGACGGTGAGCGGGTGGGGCGCTCCGCCCGCGTCGGCATCAGTCGGGCTGTCGACTGGCCGTGGCGGTTCTTCGTGGTGGGGTCCGCCTTCGTCTCCCGAGGCCCGACCCGGCCCTGGCGGCGCCATCTCAAGGGGCGCGCGACTCCTGCCGACTCAGGACCTGATAGGGCTTGA
- a CDS encoding ArsB/NhaD family transporter → MQRFIAFVVLVAAVALVTWQTGFTPPQILSVTVFSAFIVGTLLYWPFRLAFALVGVAILLAARLVDIPHLVEFASLDVILFLVGMMIVIGFLEERRFFEVVVEKALPHVGGSALSLLSAVMLMAFFSAALVDEVTSILFMSAIVLRIARRFHLNPVPYIIMTVFATNIGSSATVVGNPIGVLIALRAGLSFPDFLRWATPIALAALVLTMILSFLYYRRPLRELHQAVHRVGLSADPADAERAAAGEAAAAGNPGHAAGSSTPDLRFPSLLFVGTVAGLVLHKQLEHWLGLESNTMLVGVALFAAGIVLLVERHRARELVERRVDWWTLAFFLLLFASAGTLRYVGVTEHIAEALVDATGGSVPRLLVAITWSIGALTALMDNVLAVASFIPIVGDLAAQGIAVQPLWWGMLFGGTILGNLTLIGSTANIVVLGLLERQERRSVGFMEWFWPGAVTAIPSLILATLLLYLQLPLLIG, encoded by the coding sequence GTGCAGCGGTTCATCGCCTTCGTCGTGCTCGTCGCGGCGGTCGCGCTGGTCACCTGGCAGACGGGTTTCACCCCGCCGCAGATCCTGTCGGTCACCGTCTTTTCGGCCTTCATCGTCGGCACCCTCTTGTACTGGCCGTTTCGACTCGCCTTCGCGCTGGTCGGGGTGGCCATCCTGCTGGCCGCTCGCCTGGTCGACATCCCCCACCTGGTGGAGTTCGCGAGCCTGGACGTCATCCTCTTCCTGGTGGGGATGATGATCGTCATCGGCTTCCTGGAGGAGCGCCGCTTCTTCGAGGTCGTGGTGGAGAAGGCCCTGCCGCACGTGGGAGGCTCGGCGCTCTCGTTGCTGTCGGCCGTCATGCTGATGGCCTTCTTCTCGGCAGCCCTGGTGGACGAGGTGACCTCCATCCTCTTCATGTCAGCCATCGTCCTGCGCATCGCCAGGCGCTTCCACCTCAACCCCGTGCCGTACATCATCATGACCGTCTTCGCCACCAACATCGGCAGCTCGGCCACGGTGGTCGGCAACCCCATCGGCGTCCTCATCGCGCTGCGGGCGGGGCTCTCCTTCCCCGACTTCCTGCGCTGGGCCACCCCCATTGCCCTGGCCGCCCTGGTGCTGACCATGATCCTCAGCTTCCTCTACTACCGGCGGCCCCTGCGCGAGCTGCACCAGGCCGTGCATCGGGTCGGTCTGAGTGCGGACCCGGCCGACGCGGAGCGGGCGGCCGCCGGCGAGGCCGCCGCGGCGGGCAACCCCGGGCACGCCGCGGGCTCCTCGACGCCCGACCTGCGCTTCCCGTCGCTTCTCTTCGTCGGCACCGTGGCGGGCCTGGTGCTGCACAAGCAGCTCGAGCACTGGCTCGGCCTCGAGAGCAACACCATGCTGGTCGGCGTCGCCCTCTTCGCCGCCGGCATCGTGCTCCTGGTGGAGCGCCACCGCGCCCGGGAGCTGGTGGAGCGGCGGGTCGACTGGTGGACCCTGGCCTTCTTCCTGCTGCTCTTCGCCTCGGCCGGCACCCTGCGCTACGTGGGCGTGACGGAGCACATCGCCGAGGCGCTGGTCGACGCCACGGGCGGCTCGGTGCCCAGGCTCCTGGTGGCCATCACGTGGAGCATCGGGGCCCTCACCGCGCTGATGGACAACGTCCTGGCCGTGGCCAGCTTCATCCCCATCGTCGGCGACCTGGCCGCCCAGGGCATCGCGGTGCAGCCCCTGTGGTGGGGGATGCTCTTCGGCGGGACCATCCTGGGCAATTTGACCCTCATCGGCAGCACGGCCAACATCGTGGTGCTGGGCCTGCTGGAGCGCCAGGAGCGTCGCAGCGTGGGCTTCATGGAGTGGTTCTGGCCCGGTGCGGTGACCGCCATCCCGTCCTTGATCCTGGCCACGTTGCTGCTCTACCTGCAGCTGCCCCTGCTGATCGGCTAA